The Episyrphus balteatus chromosome 4, idEpiBalt1.1, whole genome shotgun sequence genome includes a window with the following:
- the LOC129919035 gene encoding charged multivesicular body protein 1b produces MSVSAMEKHMFNLKFAVKDLERQSKRCEKEEKLEKAKAKKAIQKGNMDVARIHAENAIRQKNQAVNYLRMSARVDAVASRVQSALTTRKVTSSMAGVVKAMDAAMKGMNLEKISNLMEKFETQFEDLDVQSSVMENTMSDTTTTSVPQGDVDSLLQQVADEAGLELNMELPSGPQGSTIGASTQVSQEQDELSQRLARLRQTE; encoded by the exons ATGTCTGTCTCTGCAATGGAAA AACACATGTTTAATCTAAAATTTGCTGTCAAAGATCTCGAACGACAGTCAAAAAGATGCGAAAAAGAGGAAAAACTCGAAAAGGCCAAGGCAAAAAAGGCCATCCAAAAAGGTAACATGGATGTGGCTCGAATACATGCCGAGAATGCAATTCGCCAAAAGAATCAAGCTGTCAATTATTTGCGAATGAGTGCTCGTGTTGACGCCGTTGCCAGTCGAGTGCAATCGGCCTTGACAACACGAAAAGTCACCAGTTCGATGGCGGGTGTGGTTAAGGCAATGGATGCAGCAATGAAGGGAATGAATTTGGAGAAGATATCGAATCTCATGGAAAAATTCGAAACGCAATTCGAAGATCTGGACGTACAAAGTTCGGTTATGGAGAATACAATGTCGGATACAACAACTACATCTGTGCCACAGGGAGATGTTGATAGTTTGTTGCAACAAGTCGCCGATGAAGCGGG aTTGGAATTGAATATGGAACTACCAAGTGGTCCACAAGGTTCAACAATTGGGGCATCTACTCAAGTCTCACAGGAACAAGATGAGCTTTCTCAGCGTCTAGCCCGCCTTCGACAAACCGAATAA